The DNA segment GACTTGACAGGCTCGTAGCCCAGGCCAAGGAGGACTGATGAAGGTTCTGAGTGACTGCATCATGTGAGCTCGTACCATCGACGGTGCTCCTCAGTGGTAACTCGAGATGCGATAGATCCGGTAGATCCCAGCAAAGGTTCTCGATATCATGCGGCTGAAGCTCCATAAACAGAGACGCTTCTGCAAGCTGCTGATCATCGACGATAAGCGGCGGTATAGCTGATGGCACGATGGGTCGTAGGAGCGCTCTCCATACATATGTAACCAGTGTTGCGTGCGCCACGAGTATGGCTGCGGGATACGATGCCTTGTCGTTGAGCATGCCATTGTTACTTGTTATTGTTGGTGACTCCGGGGCCAAGACTGAAGCACGCCATATGCTCAACTGCTNNNNNNNNNNNNNNNNNNNNNNNNNNNNNNNNNNNNNNNNNNNNNNNNNNNNNNNNNNNNNNNNNNNNNNNNNNNNNNNNNNNNNNNNNNNNNNNNNNNNNNNNNNNNNNNNNNNNNNNNNNNNNNNNNNNNNNNNNNNNNNNNNNNNNNNNNNNNNNNNNNNNNNNNNNNNNNNNNNNNNNNNNNNNNNNNNNNNNNNNNNNNNNNNNNNNNNNNNNNNNNNNNNNNNNNNNNNNNNNNNNNNNNNNNNNNNNNNNNNNNNNNNNNNNNNNNNNNNNNNNNNNNNNNNNNNNNNNNNNNNNNNNNNNNNNNNNNNNNNNNNNNNNNNNNNNNNNNNN comes from the Fusarium oxysporum f. sp. lycopersici 4287 supercont2.46 genomic scaffold, whole genome shotgun sequence genome and includes:
- a CDS encoding uncharacterized protein (At least one base has a quality score < 10) yields the protein MLNDKASYPAAILVAHATLVTYVWRALLRPIVPSAIPPLIVDDQQLAEASLFMELQPHDIENLCWDLPDLSHLELPLRSTVDGTSSHDAVTQNLHQSSLAWATSLSSLVKNLSPARFHEFWYSCE